The sequence tctgtttgtgcttttggCCCCAGTGTTTACGTGTACGTGACTAAACCCCTCGTCCCGTCGtctgctctcttcctccagGCCTGCTGCTGATGGTGGGCCTCATGCTGTACCCTGCTGGTTGGGGTTCAGAGAAGGTGATCAACTACTGCGGCATCGAGGCCTTGCCCTTCAAACCAGCTCTGTGCTCACTCGGCTGGGCTTTCTACGCGGCGATAGGAGGAACGCTGGCATCTTTCCTGTGTGCAGTCCTGTCTGCACAGGCTGAGATTGCCACCTCCAGCGACAAGGTTCATGAGGAGATCGAAGAGGGGAAGAGTCTGATCTGCCTGCTCTGAGACATCACCTCTGGGGAAACTCCAGGAAACCATCGTTGGTGTAATTTCTCATATATGGACACTTGCACATCTCAGTGGAGGGCGATAGCCTGAGTAAAATCAGCTGATTGTTGAAAAGATAGAAGCCTTTGTAATGGCTTTTAAAATCATTAGATATGATGTTCTCTTCTGAAATTTGCTGAAGCCTACCTGATGATACCAAGATGAAGGGAAAATTATTCCCCTCTACAGCTCCAGGTTAAACTGTCTAAAAGGCTCTGTAACAGCACCAAGCTAGGAAGCATTACCTGTACACTTATCTAGTGTTTTTGACCAAGATACTGTGTCTTTTTGTAATAATTCTTGCCTTAAACAAACCACTGTATTGGATTAGCAGGAGATTAGTTTAAGAAATAGGTAGTGGATATGTTAGTGTTATTGTGGACAGGTTAAACACTGCAAGTAAAACAGTGTGTAGGGCTGTAACGTCATTATAATGTTCATTCTCACGGTTCACCTGCAAAGTTTCAACAAACCGCTGAATACTAGCAGATGGTTCCACTAAACAACAGCTTGcgtatgctgtgtgtgtgtgtgtgtgttacagacaTTAGCTGTTGAGGTTTCTAAAAGTCCATATGCTCTGATTCTGTGGCGCAGCAGGACAGTAAGACTCCCCAGCTAACTTTTCAATGTGCCACTTAAGGGATTGTTCACTTTAtggggagttcctcctgttaaatgGATTGTTTGCGGGTCTCTTGCAGCTTATTAACTTTCAGGGTGTGTGCTGAAAAGAGACTTTGCCATATGTTTCACTGTGGTGAGCTTTCAGAAGGGGATGTTTGCTCACAGCGAGATAAAGCAGGCTGCACCGTAGCTTATCACGAGTTACCTTATGGACCACGCACCACACTAAAAGTGAGTAAAAATCCAAAAAGCCTTTGTCATGGATTTGCAAGACAAATGCATAAACTCTCAGTGGGTCGTCAGTGGTGccattttagtgtgtttggaCAGTTGATAAAGGCAGGCCTCTTTCTTTGGTACTTTGTGAATATTCTTCTATAATATTCTCTAAGATCACctgatgctgtgttttgcaCTTGGTGCTTAACGCATTTCACAATGATGCATATTTTGCTCACTTGGTTTCATTTTTCCCAACGATGCTTCATTAAGTTGCTGTAAATGTAACATCACGTGATTGCTTTTTCTTCATTGTTGATGATGTGCAATATAATTCAACCatagtgtgttttctgtgagggCGAGACTGAAGAGTGAAATCACGACATGgatttgtattaaaaaaaaaaaaacagcatttcttgtctgtctgtactTAAATTAATGTTTACTGTCCGCTGTTTTTGTTACATTAAGAAGAGAAATTGCATCTGTGGCACATTGTATGATGCTGTATGTATGAGAGGCTGATACGTGCGAGGAGAGATAGTCTGTACTCAAATTAAGTGGGACTTCTTTAGTAAACCTATCTGATACTCTGCTGAGAGGTTTCAGTGTCATGGTCCTTTTCTGTTAAAGCCAAACTTCCTGAGGAAACACTGACACCTAGAGACGGAAAGTagacaacacagaaaaatagCTTATACCAGGGCTTCTCAATGCAGGTTGTAAGAGAAACTTGAGTTTGGTTTTTTGAAGTGAAACttctaaaaaactgtttaaatttaACCAGCAAACATCAACTTTTTGGTTGAATTGCTTGCAACTTCAATATAACACAAACTGTGTACACactgattcattttaaatggtCACAACCAGAAAAGCAAATATTTGGTCAAATGACAAGCCTGCACTTGATTCCAGTAGTACTTGAACATGAATTTACACAGATAAGGAGCAGATAAGTTATGTAACTGCATAATGTTTTTTgaaaatccaaacaaacatttgtttcaaattttatttcatgttaataCCATAAATATACAAAACTCAAACTATTTCACATGCAACAAAGGCCAGACAAGAGTGCATTACgttttctttttacatgtgATTGATAATGGGGATCAAATTTTCAActttacaaaatatacagagTCCCTTTTGAATGAATTTCTTCTGATTCAGTGAAATAACACGGTCACGGgtcaaaaacacagttttagcGTCAGCAAACTTCAGACACGCCGCTCTGTACTGCAGACCAGCTCGCTGAATACATCAAGAAATTACCCACTGTGGCATGGCTTCATATAACAACTGTTTAAAACTATAGATACACGGGAACCATGTGGGTGTTTGTAGCAAAGCAATGTTGTGTTGTATCTTAAAGTAAAACATGGCAAGGGAACACGTCACAAACCAAGATTTAAAACAAATCTATATGGACATTTGGTAGATTTCTCACAGCTTTTCAGGACATAGAATAACACTTGAgggagatgtttttttctttctttcatacCAGTCATTCACACATCCTCATCCACACTAGCAGACCTCTAGCAGGGTCAGTTTGCTAAgtgatttaacattttcaaatctagCTGATGCGATGATGCCATtacaaaaccacacaaacataatacataatgtaaaatcaaaccaaacaaaaatttaaatgcaaacaACTTAAATTACAccataaataaaaacaggttCGTCTTTTGCACTAAGTTCAACGTAAAACAAGAAATGTGcaatgaatttaaaacaaaacatttccaaacaaaaacaatactgCCAGGATGTAGGCTTATTATTTCGTGACAAATTATTGACCTATTAACTTTGCAACACTCACAGGAGTATTTTGTCCTCTATAATGTTCAGTCCATACATTTGTAATAACAGCAGTGCATCAGTCGTTTATCATGCACACTGTCAGACACTCACCGCCACAATGAGAGGTGCTAAAGCATGACACAAATGTAACCCACGTCCATATTTCCCTCCAGTGACAGTAGTCTGTACAACATAGTGCTGAATAATGCTGTTATTATTGTATATAAATTAATGTATATAAGTGATATCACTGAATGTGCATCAAGTCCttaatgttcattttggctATGAAACTTCTGATGCCAGTTATTCAATACTGACAGAGGAAAGTCACTGGACTGcctttttttgtctgtaaaaatgCAAACGGTCTGTTAGTTTATGTTGTGTACATATGCACAGTAtcaatgtttttacttttttatctACGCAGGTTAATCTCAAGAAAAAAATCATAGCTGTCCAGGTCATCTTCTGCGAGAAAAGGCAGATGTCTTCTCTTGGTTCTCCTTATGTACGGTATGCGTCCTTTTCAACAGGAAACATGACCAAGTGGCTCTCAAGACTCATAGCAGCGTTAGTTTTTAACCAAGTGAGAGGGGCTACAAAAATGTCTGAGGGAGAGCCACACAGTAGTCTGTTAATGCCATACATATAGAACagaaaatgctaatattttgtttttccttggTTTTAGTGCACCAGGCCATGAAAGCATCTGGCTGATCCTCTTTTAGGTTTGGGGTGAGAACTGGTGACCCCCACTGACCTGGGGGTTCAGTGCGTCTTCACAAATAGATCCAAACATCGTTAATTTGCCACTGGGACATGCAATAACTTTACAGTTCCCTTCTCACAAGAAGCCAACGGAAAATAAGTAGGCAGATATTTGCCCAAAAACCTActaccagcagcagccagagacAAAGGCTGATTGCGGACAGAATGACTTTGCCAAAGAAACAGCTACCTTGAGTTTGCCAAACATGTATGTTGTTATCATGCTGTCAGATCTTAGTAAGCCACAGAGATGCTGACCCAGCCCACACTGCCAATCAAAGTAGCACACAAAGTGGGAATAATTGTTCCACTGACAGGTGTCACTGGAGCTCTGCTGGGGGCTGCGGGGAGATCCTTAAGTAAGAACATACtgacacatttctttttatatctCTCAGAGTAGAAGCACAGGTATTGGACAAGGTACAATTTACCGGTTAGATCGCAATGTAAAAAACAAGTAGGagctacattcacacacaggccctgccattcaaacacacactgtactttCAGTACGTGACCAAGAAAAGAGAACTATGTGCAAAACACCATGATCAGATTATCACTTTTCATGACTTCTATACTGTATAAACCAGGCAGGAAGCTGTTTGGAGTTCATCACCATGATCAAAATAAGGTATGCTATACCTGCGACGCCTGCCTGACCAAGGGCCACGTCAAGGTGACAGAAGAACGGGGAAAGCAAAGGACTGAGCAAGTGGGTGTGAgatgaaatcacacacacagagcatacCTTGAGTCACTTGGTGGATGTTTCAAGGTATGTGAGCAGACAGTCATCTGACTGGAAAGCAGACAGGAACAATGTAGGAGAGTTTTTACTGAAACTTGGTTTTGAGTGAAGGTGGACAACTCTGGTTACTTTATCTGACTAATGTCTGTTATTTCTCGTCTCTGACTCATTTTTTTGAGTAAAGTGTGCAGGGAATTCTTAGCATAGCAATATTCATTAATAGAATCAATTTGATCTGAGAGCCTGCAGGCCCAGAGTTGTGCACCTCCAGCTTTtgtgttgtgaatgtgtgtatgcttgCATTTGTGAGCATGTgagcatttatgtgtgtgtgagtttatgGCTGCGCTTTGAAGGCCCCACGAGCAGCATTGGTGGCAGCATTAGCTGCAGCGTTGGCGGCTGCAGTCTGAACCGTCTTGTTCGACATGACCCCGGTTGCAAACTCTTGCTGAGCCTTCTCAAAACTAGCACCAGTGGTACGATACAGTGCGTGCACCTggaaagagcagagaagaaaatTAGCTGAAATCAATTTCAGTGATTTAAATGTACCACAAGGCCTTCAGCACAGAATTGAGTGAGaaattaaaggtttttttttgatCAAATATTGTGAAGTTTTACTTCATCTGTCCTCTAAAAATTGCTTAAATTTAACAGTAGGCAGATGTTTCACTTCCTGGCTAATCACAACATTGACGTTTGGCTGAACATTAGCAGTTGCTGGGGCCTGTTTGCACTCACATTTCCTATCGCTGTATATTAGATTATTTCTGTCCACTCTCCAATATTGAAACAATATAAACATTTATTGATTGTTCAGTCTATTCAATATGGCAACTGGTGCTGAGAGGGAGTACTTTGTGACTGTTACCTTTTTAAACATAATGAGCGAGCCCACAGACAGTGCAGTGAACAGGGCTGCGATCAGTAACATGATGATGCCCACTGGGATACTGGTGTTCAGACCAGTTAAAGCTGCGATCCAACcactgtcaaaacaaaacaatgacaatgtCAGTGAACTGTAGCTCACAGTCTTAAGGTACAGAGTcagtaaaaggaaaagcatGAAATGCTCACCATGTTCCCCAGCCAGTGATGCCGATAGTTTGTAGGACGTGAACTCCAAACTGACAGATATagacgaagaagaagacaaagaagcGGAATGAACTGTCGCTCCTGTGGTGGAGACAGAGAACAAGGTGGTAAGAGAGCCATGTGGAGgcaataaatgaacaaaaaggcATTTCTTCAACTCTGCCACTAATTAATCCTCCATGAAACATTAATTCCTCTGCTTCCCTCAGTCTGTCAAAGTCTGCATTTCTCCATGTCTTTACTTGGTACTCTCTTCCCACACAACAAACAATTATTTGGAATTAGTGAGTGTAGGAttagaaaaagagaggaggattgAGAATGAGCTTCAACAACCACAGTAAATAATAGCATTTTCAAAGTCAACTGCCCACATCTTTTTTACTAGTTTCATACTTGGAACAAATCCTGCGCTTGGCTTTATCAGTAAATAACGAGACATGTTTCTACTTCTTTTTAATGCTGGAGAAGGtggtgtcatttttcatttatctgcTTACCTGAAAGCCCCGTAAAGCGGTCTGTACCAGCAGACGAAAGAACAGGGGGTAAACAGCAGAAACCATAGCATGGCCAGGCCAAAATCTACACCACGAGATGGATCCACACAGAACCAGGCCAGGCAGCCAAACATGTTCACAAAGAGCGTGCCTGCGTGAACTGGTggagaaacaacaaaaccatGACTCATTTGAGTACAAGAGCACAGTAAACTATGATTTATGCTCAGCACAATAAAAATGCCCTCGTGACAAATGAGCAGACATGAGATGCACGTTTTGATCTAAAATACGTTGCGGAACAGGTGCCTTCTCTTGAAATGCAATATGTGGGTTCTGAGgtgtttaaaaataataatacttttcACTGGTATAAGAGGCAATACTGCCCATTTTGGTGTGTGTCAGGTCACTTACACATCCAAAGGTTGTACATGATCTTGACGGTCTTTTGGAACTCTATAGGAATGTCCACTGCAATATCATGGTAGAAACATGGGCCAACAGGGAACTTCTCTGGCAGTGGAGGCCAATTGTTCTTACGCCCTGTGTGGACAAAGGCAACAAGTATTTGGATGATTAACCATGTGCAGGATCAGAGTTTTCGCTCCCTAAGATAACATACTATTAAggatacaaataaaaagtgtgtgcaaaactctgaaaaaaacaatgaagtaCAGTGCATGCAAAAAATATGAATACTCTGTTCCAGTTTGTTAAATCTCAATGAATGTGACCATTGCATACTGTATACcctaaaataattaaatgtggCTAGAGTGTGGGAGTGAGTGAACTGAGAAATGTCCTATATAGCTTCGAAAATGGCCTAAATATTGTGATGATTCTAATTAGAAAacctacatttattttaaaactaaTGCTAACATACCTTCCCAGTTCTTCCCAGTTTCTAGATGTCCTCTGATAATGTAAGCCACAGTGAATAAAGCTCCGAGATACCATTCCCACTGTATTAAATTTTTGCTTTTCATGGCACAacttgtcttttctctgctggGAGTTCACAGTTGTTTAATTTGTCTCACGTGTTAACTGCAGAGTGTGTAAGAGGCTGCTAATGTTAACATATATATGagatgttttacattattttgaatAGAATCATCCcaataaaatgattcatttgcagcacagaaaaaaagtttgatgGTGCTTTCATAGAATGCTAAATGATCATAGTTTCATGTGTATGTAATATGTGACTCACAGACTTAAAACGTTCATAACAAATTGAACCAAATTAAACTGTTGCCACTGCAACACATCAACTTTCCGAGTCTAATCAACACTGTTTCGACTCTAGCTTTGATTGGGAGAGACTGTTTCTGAGGTTAATGAGGTAAGTGAGCGAATAAAGTGCGTGAGGaatggactgactgactgactgacctccCGCGGCTCCGTGGGACTGTAACTCTCTCTCCCGACGATCAagctctgctgcttttttctccAACTCCTCCTGCCTTCTCAACAACTCAGCCTGAGCACGTGCCTGGTCCTAGCAGACACAGAAATGCTCTTAAAATTCACTACCCAACATCTGACAGGAGTAATAATATCCAATCAGGTTAAGTAATGGAGGTATTTCTCCACTCAGGTAAACTTAGGTGTGTTAGTTTGAGAAGGGAAAAAGGGGTTACGATTGGAAAAGCAATCAGCTACTGTTGTTCACTCACTTGTCTTCTTCAGTTAGTACTAAACTTGATCTAAAATTGCACTGCAAGAGGAAAGCTACAAGCAGGGAAGGGGCACTGAATGAAATCACACTATTCAAGACAGTGACGTGAAGGGGTACGGAAAACATCAAATGAGAGACAGTACCTCATTACGCCGCTGTTGGGGCATCAGAAAACAGATGAGTATATAAACGACAAGAGGAAATGTGAACCAGAAGCTAAGGCATGTCTTTACACTGTTGCAGTGttgtgaataaaaatgttgagaGTCTGTGTCTTGAACCTAATCTGGCTGAAAACATAGACTTCAATCAagccaaaagaaaaatatggcTCAGAGTACATagacatgtttctgtgtgaggtACCTGAGTCTGTTGCTGTGAGTAAGCTGGCGGCTCTTCTGTGGGCTTCATGATGGCAGGTTGTGTGTTCTGGGCAGGGGCAGGAGTAGATTTGGAGGCATTTCCAGGGGGCGCCTGTAAACCAGCATAGACCTGCTATGTTAACATTTGTGCAATCAAAAGACAGACCCTGAATCAAAACTGTAATTAGGCCACAGTCATATTTTGTCAGTGAAATCCTCTGTGACtaagaggtggagggagagagaaagagggtaGTGGATAAATGAGGTCAGTGACTCAgaagcacataaacacatgcatgcacacactcatcaatAGTGATGCTTGTTAAGCTGACCGTTCTGACGTCTGTGAAGGGGTTATACTCCTCTAGACCTCCAGGAGGGGCAGACTGGGTCACCTGCGTCACTGAAGGATCCTACGGGACAGAGAGGGTCATGGAGGATTTTGGGGGGAAAACTACAACCACAAAATCAAAAGGCtattcattattgttgttaAGTAACCTATCATTTGTATTTAAAAGCCAGCTGACCTTACATTCACTGGATCCATTAATCACTTAGTGACCacttattaattattaatgtgCAGACAACAGGTAGGATGGCAACACAGATCCAAAGGCATGTGCAACAATAAAACTGTTGatgttattattttctatttgaagAGGCCTTTCTTGATTTTGTGGTCATTTCAAACAGAATGGACGGGAAGAGGTGCAGAAGGAACTGGAAGGCTACATAAATTACACGCTTCCTTCACCGTGCAATCTATGGTAGTGTATGGTGGCCAATCATGAGCTAGGAAGAGCCAAAAATTTGAAGGTGTACGTTCAAAACCAAGACTCCACCCACTAAGTAACACACCTCCAAGTGCAGGGAGGGACTTAGCAGTTAAACCACCTGCTGAGGTGCTCATTTGGGATAAAAACCAGCGTACTGTTGGCGGCCTCTCATCTATGGTGAAAGGCGGAATAGTTTTCGAGGGAGAATTAATTCTACAGTGCACAACTCTAAGCTAGCACAAATAATGAGCTTGTTGCCTGCTTCTGGCCTACAATGAACAACAAGCTAGATGCAAAACAAACTGACTTTTGAACTATTTTCTTAAAGAAGGCCTCTGTAATTCTCTACAATAAGTAGGAAGTCGATGTTTCAAGACAATATTAGTGTCAGTGTCTGCAACGTTTACGTGTGCAGTGTGTTAGCTAAACTACATTAACGCTAAATTAAGTTTGTATGGGAGCACACATGTGACAACATACAACTTCAGTAAGACGTTTAAAACTCCCAATTATGCGTCCCAGCGACATTTAGAAATAATTGTAGACACGCAATCAACCTAACTGATGCTAACCAGCCGATTAGCTATTTACCAAGCTAGCAGGTACCAGCAAATGTTTACTGACGGCGAGCAGAGCTAGCCAGCTAACGTTATCTGTCTTTGTTCTTAGTTGGCATAACCATTATTACTCCGTCGAAAACTAACATCCTCTGCAAAGATTCCCTACATACTCCTTCACGGCTGCTTTTACAAAGAGAACAGCCACATAACGTGCGAGTGACAAGATAAGTAACGTGAATGGTGATTAGCTTGTTCTGCTACCTAGCCGTATGTCAAGGAAAGCCTGTCGCTAGCTGTCAAGCTACTAGCTTAGACAGTTAGCAGGGATGCTAAAGTATGTTTGGCCTCAATGGGATTCGAGGAgtacgttagctagctagctagctaggttAGCTACCTGAAAGGGATTGCTGAAGTCCGGGTCTGCAAACGGATTGCTGTCAAAATCGGACATTATACAGCCTTTCTAATAACGGTATCCTGTGTGGATGAGCTCCCCGATTCTTCAGGGAAGGTTCAGCCTCGTGATTTGACTGCCTCACTCTGCTGCCCGCAGTCTTCTCCGCCTCCTTCTGTTGGAGACCCCTTGCTTAGCAAGTTAGCCACTAGCACAAAaatggcaggagaggagaggatgcgTGATGAGCGGCTACCTCCTACGTCACCGTttcagcaccgcggacagcAGGACGTCCAGACAGGTACAGTACATGCGAGCACACCTGGTATCCATAcccattcagttttttttttattttacattgaGACTTGAACTCTGATGATTGATGACAGAAATATactacacatacacattcactcatcattttcattaatataGAGAGGGCTCTGGGCCAACACTTTGACACTGGGGCCCGATTAACCCACAGCCACCACTTTTTGTGCATTGTCTACTGTATGTACCTATCTTGTCTCCAAGTTTCTATCTGTGTGCAAAGCATGGCAGCATCGTTATTCACCCAGAGACACAGACTCTTAGGCACTAGTCCTATACTGAAATACTAGTATTGGCAGCCGCCCACTGTGCTAAGTTGGTTCCATCCTTGATTTGAGCAACTCAGCAGGTTGTTGTTAATAAGTAATGTCTTTGAATTCATGTCTTTACCTCAAGTACTCCTCTGTACTGTCAGTAGTTTGGTACCGTAACTCAAGTACTGTACAGTTTTAAGGTATTTGTACCTTtcttaaaatatttcattttttatgctGAATATTTGTACTCTATGGTTCAGAGGGTATATTGccctttttactccactacatctatTTGACACCCACAGTTACTTTAGAGCTTAGATATAAAATGTATGATGAGTTTACAAAATATTGTGCATTGTTTTAAAtacaaatgtcaaaatatatattaagtAGACAAAATTAGTCCCACTTTGACCAACTACAATATTGCTGCTTTCACAATTATCATTAGTAGTAATGAAAATACACATTGCTGACTGACAGGGGCCATTCTGTTaactgtgtacttttacttgtgctattttaagtacattttgctcaTAAtacttttctgcttttatttgaattaaattttgaatgcaggacttttatttgtaatggagtattttttaCCTTGATATATTGCAATTGAGCGCTCTTTAGTTCTTTCACCATCATCATACAGTAGTGCTGTGACTTAAACTTTTTATGCTATTCGTACTATAGTATACAAAATATCAATCAAATGTATAGATGCTTACTTTTAGGATCTTTACCTTTTACAgcataaaaaaatcatcattcaCTGTGCACTGAAGGGAGTATTTCTACAAATTAAAACGTAGCCACCTCAAAACATAATTGGAACTAAAAGGTAATCCTCACCCACTTGGGCTGTGTGGttgactgaaataaaacaaagaagatattaaataattttctcCGGTCTGATTGTCATCCATGTGTTTCATTCCTGTACATGTGCTGTATGCACACTACACAGCAGTAACTCCTGTAGGTCAAATACAACAACAATCATCTCCActtgatgattatgatgataatTTTAATGACGATactgatgaggatgatgatatGTGGAAGTGTCTGCTGCTCAGTTGGTCTCTTATgagagaagcagctggagaggCGAACCCAGACCGCCTATTTCATGGTATGTAACACTGACCTCTTTTTCAGGAGCAATCTCAGACAATTTAatgaaaatcattttgtttcacCCATCCCCGTAAGAAGCATCAGACCCCTTGAGAGCTCCTGTGGCTTGTGCTCTTTCCCACATTGGCTTTGAGGTTTTTTTAGTTACCTAAAATGGCCACTTGGGGGTGCTACGATCCAATGGGTCCCCT comes from Pempheris klunzingeri isolate RE-2024b chromosome 7, fPemKlu1.hap1, whole genome shotgun sequence and encodes:
- the LOC139204065 gene encoding secretory carrier-associated membrane protein 1-like; this encodes MSDFDSNPFADPDFSNPFQDPSVTQVTQSAPPGGLEEYNPFTDVRTAPPGNASKSTPAPAQNTQPAIMKPTEEPPAYSQQQTQDQARAQAELLRRQEELEKKAAELDRRERELQSHGAAGGRKNNWPPLPEKFPVGPCFYHDIAVDIPIEFQKTVKIMYNLWMFHAGTLFVNMFGCLAWFCVDPSRGVDFGLAMLWFLLFTPCSFVCWYRPLYGAFRSDSSFRFFVFFFVYICQFGVHVLQTIGITGWGTCGWIAALTGLNTSIPVGIIMLLIAALFTALSVGSLIMFKKVHALYRTTGASFEKAQQEFATGVMSNKTVQTAAANAAANAATNAARGAFKAQP